The following are encoded in a window of Artemia franciscana chromosome 5, ASM3288406v1, whole genome shotgun sequence genomic DNA:
- the LOC136026810 gene encoding uncharacterized protein LOC136026810 encodes MKSKSVSIALRKTWWKNILSQKLKSIETNLLESYKEITDLIDHSHPVDLLLLDFAWAFDKVPHSRLHSEIYAIGINQAVVDWLMNFLTNRKQKVRLFATDGQPIYFDQTEVLSGVPQGAVLGPNSLFDLHQ; translated from the coding sequence ATGAAGTCAAAGAGTGTGTCGATAGCCTTGAGAAAAACATGGTGGAAAAATATACTATCCCAGAAGTTGAAATCAATTGAAACAAACCTCTTGGAATCATACAAGGAAATCACAGACCTAATTGACCACAGCCATCCGGTTGACCTGCTCCTTCTGGACTTTGCTTGGGCCTTTGACAAGGTTCCTCACAGTCGACTGCACTCCGAAATATACGCTATCGGCATCAATCAGGCTGTTGTAGACTGGCTGATGAATTTCCTTACAAATCGCAAGCAGAAAGTTCGCTTATTTGCTACAGACGGCCAGCCAATCTACTTTGACCAGACTGAAGTATTGAGCGGAGTACCGCAGGGAGCTGTACTGGGTCCCAACTCTCTTTTTGATTTACATCAATGA
- the LOC136026837 gene encoding uncharacterized protein LOC136026837: MGKKTRKRGSRGKKFINKYKEIQEKIKVQRSNQEYSREYEYEMVSTICKSTEEGGQQGDEINEDGFQTHFEAKVLEKIDIEGNFENDKLGMKFKECMEIKECKDMEKVDLQESMLEYFELEEENEFQVNDVYYENDDKMTPQQRSNVNKTVYTANELCKDNDLDSYEAQIYNTQSEKNKSALNKSFLNASFLSKKEEDFQKDRPSVIQVNHGASLRNPVDPYLNETKKYSSLSKKVQNFQKDRPSVIQETRGASLCNPGDLHVY, encoded by the coding sequence ATGGGTAAAAAAACGAGGAAAAGAGGCTCTCGTGGCAAAAAGTTCATtaacaaatacaaagaaatacaagaaaaaatcaagGTTCAAAGAAGTAACCAGGAGTATTCGAGAGAATATGAGTACGAAATGGTAAGTACTATTTGCAAATCCACGGAAGAAGGTGGACAACAGGGAGATGAAATCAACGAGGATGGTTTCCAAACGCACTTTGAAGCAAAGGTGTTAGAAAAGATTGATATcgaagggaattttgaaaatgataagcTGGGTATGAAGTTCAAAGAGTGCATGGAAATTAAGGAGTGCAAGGATATGGAAAAGGTTGACCTCCAAGAGAGTATGCTGGAATATTTTGAgttggaagaagaaaatgagttCCAGGTTAATGACGTCTATTATGAAAACGATGATAAAATGACCCCACAACAAAGAAGTAACGTTAACAAAACGGTGTACACAGCCAATGAATTATGTAAAGACAATGACCTGGACTCTTACGAAGCACAGATTTATAATACAcagtctgaaaaaaataaatcggCTCTTAATAAGTCTTTTTTGAATGCTTCTTTTTTGTCCaagaaagaagaagattttcaaaaggatcGACCAAGTGTTATTCAGGTAAATCATGGCGCATCACTTCGTAATCCAGTGGACCCATATCTTAACGAAACCAAGAAATATAGCAGTTTGtccaaaaaagtacaaaattttcaaaaggatcGACCAAGTGTTATTCAGGAAACACGTGGCGCATCACTTTGTAATCCAGGGGATCTACATGTTTACTGA